The following are from one region of the Ignavibacteriota bacterium genome:
- a CDS encoding carboxy terminal-processing peptidase: MKALPIIVLIILTANFFLAESKKTIQNEDEQTDTLRSIEPKNHFTLENQLVTTMLSRYHYKDFTIDDSLSSIILDKYLKSLDYSKVYFYESDISSFEKNRYLFDDYFLDGNVQPFFDMFNVYEKRMLERMEFVDTILTAGFDFSQDDSVEINRDSSDWIASTEEMNKLWEGRIKNDALALHLAGRSDEEIKSNLKKRYDNYTRALYQYNSEDVFQIAMDAYTSSVDPHTNYFSPVTSENFKIDMSLSLEGIGARLMSEDGYTKVVEVIPGGPAFKSKELAVDDKIIAVAQGDTGQFVDVIGWRITEVVKLIRGPKETTVRLQILRAKAGLDAKPEEISLVREKVKLEDQAAKKKIIEVENNGLKYRVGIITIPNFYTDFNGNRNGDQNSKSTVVDVKNLLQELNQEKVDGVVIDLRNNGGGALSEAIDVTGLFIDKGPVVQVKNSDGMIEVDSDMDPSLIYGGPLAVLVNRFSASASEIFAAAIQDYQRGIIVGEQTYGKGTVQNLIDLNQISRNSGNKFGQLKLTIAKYYRINGGSTQNLGVIPDISFPTYLDPQEFGESSQTSALPWDQIDATSYKLYSSLNKLIPKLKENSENRTEKDIEFQFLREDIEKYNMMKNRKYISLNEEVRKKKKESDDELEFERENERRQSKGLKLLDKGEVPEKKDEDDDIFLTETAMILADMIQLPKGLTEIR, translated from the coding sequence ATGAAGGCTTTACCAATAATCGTTCTTATCATATTGACTGCAAATTTCTTTCTTGCTGAATCTAAAAAAACTATTCAGAATGAAGATGAACAAACTGATACTTTACGTTCTATAGAACCCAAAAATCATTTTACACTTGAGAATCAGCTTGTTACTACAATGCTTTCAAGATATCATTACAAAGACTTTACAATTGATGATTCATTGTCATCAATAATTTTGGATAAGTATTTAAAGAGTCTTGATTATAGTAAAGTTTACTTCTACGAATCGGATATAAGCTCATTTGAAAAAAACAGATATTTATTTGATGATTATTTTCTTGATGGAAATGTTCAGCCATTTTTTGATATGTTCAATGTTTATGAAAAAAGGATGCTGGAACGGATGGAATTTGTAGATACAATTCTTACTGCAGGATTTGATTTTTCACAAGATGATTCTGTTGAGATAAACAGAGACAGTTCAGATTGGATAGCTTCCACAGAAGAGATGAATAAATTATGGGAAGGAAGAATTAAAAATGATGCGCTTGCATTACATCTTGCAGGAAGAAGCGACGAAGAAATAAAATCAAATTTAAAAAAGAGATATGATAATTATACAAGAGCATTGTACCAATACAACAGTGAAGATGTTTTTCAGATTGCAATGGATGCATACACAAGTTCAGTAGACCCGCATACTAATTATTTTTCCCCCGTTACTTCTGAAAATTTCAAAATCGATATGAGCCTTTCTCTTGAGGGAATAGGTGCACGACTTATGAGCGAAGATGGTTATACAAAAGTTGTTGAGGTAATTCCCGGAGGTCCGGCATTTAAATCAAAAGAATTAGCTGTTGATGATAAAATTATTGCTGTGGCTCAGGGAGATACTGGTCAATTCGTTGATGTGATTGGTTGGAGGATTACTGAAGTTGTTAAACTAATTCGCGGACCAAAAGAAACTACTGTCCGATTACAAATTCTTAGAGCAAAAGCTGGTCTTGATGCCAAACCAGAGGAAATTAGTCTTGTAAGAGAAAAAGTTAAACTTGAAGATCAGGCTGCCAAGAAAAAAATTATTGAAGTCGAAAATAATGGTTTGAAGTATCGCGTTGGTATAATAACCATTCCAAATTTTTACACTGACTTTAACGGAAACCGGAACGGAGATCAAAATTCAAAAAGTACTGTGGTTGATGTTAAAAATCTTTTACAAGAACTCAATCAGGAAAAAGTTGATGGAGTCGTTATCGATTTAAGAAATAACGGTGGTGGCGCGCTTTCAGAAGCAATTGATGTTACCGGGTTATTTATTGATAAAGGACCTGTTGTACAAGTTAAAAATTCTGATGGAATGATTGAAGTTGATTCTGATATGGATCCGTCGTTGATTTACGGAGGTCCACTCGCAGTATTAGTAAATCGATTCAGTGCTTCGGCTTCAGAAATTTTTGCAGCAGCAATTCAGGACTATCAACGCGGTATTATCGTTGGCGAACAAACTTATGGTAAAGGTACTGTTCAAAATCTGATTGACTTGAATCAGATTTCCAGAAATTCCGGTAATAAATTTGGACAGCTTAAACTAACAATAGCAAAATATTATCGGATTAATGGTGGAAGTACACAAAACCTTGGTGTGATTCCCGATATTTCTTTCCCAACTTATTTGGATCCTCAGGAATTTGGTGAAAGTTCACAGACTTCTGCGTTACCCTGGGATCAGATTGATGCTACAAGCTACAAACTATATAGCAGTTTGAATAAATTAATTCCAAAATTGAAAGAAAATTCTGAAAACCGGACTGAAAAAGATATTGAATTTCAATTCTTGCGTGAGGATATAGAAAAATATAATATGATGAAAAATAGAAAGTATATTTCCTTGAATGAAGAAGTACGTAAGAAAAAGAAAGAATCTGATGATGAGTTAGAATTTGAGCGTGAAAACGAAAGACGACAGAGTAAAGGGTTAAAACTTTTGGACAAGGGTGAAGTTCCGGAAAAGAAAGACGAAGATGATGATATCTTTCTTACTGAAACGGCAATGATATTAGCTGATATGATTCAACTTCCGAAAGGATTAACAGAAATACGCTAA